AAGAATCTGAAAAAAATAGTGATAAATTTATAAATAATAATAATTATTATTTAACAGGGGATAAAGTCTCATATGATAATGAAGGCTATTTTTATTTCTCTGGAAGGAGTGATGATATAATATTAAGTGCAGGCTATAGAATTAGCCCTGTTGAGATTGAAAATGTGATTATGAAACATGAAAGTGTTGCTGAAGTTGCAGTTGTTGGCATTGCCGATCAATTAAAAGGTGAAACAATAAAAGCCTATATTGTATTAAAAAAGGAGGTAAAGCCTACTGAAGAATTAGCAGAGGATATAAAAAGCTTTGTTAAATCACATCTTGCAGCTCATCAATATCCAAGGCAAATAGAGTTTGTAGAATATCTACCCAAAACCCCTAGTGGCAAAATCCAAAGATTTATGCTTAAAAACAAAGATAGTTAACAATCTCTATTAAACTATAATTTAAAATTGTTAATATATAATTATTGGCCAGGACTTAACTTTAAAGCCATCCTCCTTGCATGAAATATTTTTAGGCCTCTACTATTTGAACCTAATACATCAGCATATATTGTTGGACAATCACCATTTACTACCTCTTCAATGAACACTTCATATACTAGCTTCACTCTCTCTTTTGTTATCTGCCCTCTAGCT
This window of the Deferribacterota bacterium genome carries:
- a CDS encoding AMP-binding protein yields the protein KDKIYVNKASSAGEPLNPEVIEWFKDNWGVTIHDHYGQTEIGMVINNHHHPLLRKDIKIGSMGHSMPGFRMTIVDNSGDELKTFKEGHLAVDIKYSPLMWFQGYFKESEKNSDKFINNNNYYLTGDKVSYDNEGYFYFSGRSDDIILSAGYRISPVEIENVIMKHESVAEVAVVGIADQLKGETIKAYIVLKKEVKPTEELAEDIKSFVKSHLAAHQYPRQIEFVEYLPKTPSGKIQRFMLKNKDS